One part of the Chryseobacterium mulctrae genome encodes these proteins:
- the cap12 gene encoding CBASS system CD-NTase-associated NAD(+) hydrolase Cap12, whose amino-acid sequence MKKRIFIGSSSEEKATAEQVQRLLKKDFDVVIWDDNLWDRSVFKLNNNFLHDLMKAPLKFDFGILIGTPDDRVVVRKKTYLQARDNILFELGLFIGRLGLQRTCFLVHKDVKKMSDLDGIFFSRFSDDNLEEKVEEIKDFFLQTDPDDFNFFPSNTLAFGYFENFVKAICSKIINDGNLEIEGTNFTTCSFDIIIPNKIDDDINLQFEIIKKKIGVKEAVIKCSGRDRKFHVNIEKLDSGEIKIHDFPTTLTGINYAIKELLPEEFKKNGKEYQNILSRELDKFAHTLQNLIDRNSLSEFVKIIRQ is encoded by the coding sequence ATGAAAAAGAGAATTTTTATTGGAAGTTCATCCGAGGAAAAAGCAACCGCTGAGCAAGTTCAGCGGTTACTCAAAAAAGACTTTGATGTTGTGATTTGGGATGATAATTTGTGGGATAGATCTGTTTTTAAATTGAATAATAATTTTTTGCATGATTTAATGAAAGCACCATTAAAATTTGATTTTGGAATTTTAATTGGTACTCCTGATGATAGGGTTGTAGTTAGAAAAAAAACTTATTTACAGGCAAGAGATAACATATTGTTTGAACTAGGATTATTTATAGGTAGACTTGGATTGCAAAGAACTTGCTTTTTGGTTCATAAAGATGTGAAAAAGATGAGTGATTTAGATGGAATCTTTTTTTCAAGATTTAGCGATGACAATCTTGAAGAAAAAGTAGAAGAAATTAAAGATTTCTTTTTGCAAACCGACCCTGATGACTTTAATTTTTTTCCTTCAAATACATTAGCCTTCGGTTATTTTGAAAATTTCGTAAAAGCGATTTGCTCTAAAATAATAAACGACGGAAATTTAGAAATTGAGGGCACGAATTTTACCACATGTAGCTTCGACATTATAATACCGAATAAAATAGATGATGATATCAATCTACAATTCGAAATCATTAAGAAAAAAATTGGTGTTAAGGAAGCTGTTATTAAATGTTCGGGTAGGGATCGTAAATTTCATGTAAATATTGAGAAGCTTGATTCCGGTGAAATTAAAATACATGATTTTCCGACAACTTTGACAGGGATTAATTACGCTATAAAGGAATTGCTTCCTGAAGAATTTAAAAAGAATGGAAAGGAATATCAAAATATTTTAAGTAGAGAACTAGATAAATTTGCGCATACGTTGCAGAATTTAATTGATAGAAACTCATTAAGTGAGTTTGTCAAAATTATAAGACAGTAA